Genomic window (Hydrogenimonas cancrithermarum):
GCGCGAAAGTGCGTCATGGGCTGCGAACGAAGCGTTTATCATGAACCGCATCGCGGACCTCGGCATGCTTATCGGCATCTTCCTTGTCTACTGGAACTTCGGAAGTCTCCAGTATGATGAAGTCTTCGCGCAGGTCGACCAGATGGACAGTACGATCCTGATGATGACGACGGCGTTTCTCTTTATCGGTGCCATGGGTAAATCGGCGCAGTTCCCTTTACATACATGGCTCGCCGATGCGATGGAGGGCCCGACACCGGTCTCCGCACTTATCCATGCCGCGACGATGGTTACGGCGGGTGTCTATCTTGTCATTCGTGCCAATCCTCTCTACAGCGCCGTTCCCGAAGTGAGTCTTTTCGTGGCGAGTCTCGGAGCGTTCGTCGCGATTTTCGCTGCTTCGATGGCACTGGTCAATCGAGACCTGAAACGTATTATCGCCTACTCGACACTGTCGCAGCTCGGCTATATGTTCGTCGCGGCAGGAATCGGCGCCTACTGGGTGGCTCTTTTCCACCTTATGACACATGCCTTCTTCAAAGCGCTTCTCTTCCTGGGTGCCGGTAACGTCATGCATGCAATGGATGACGAACTCGATATCTTCAAGATGGGTGGACTCGCGAAGAAGATGCGATGGACGATGATCCTGATGACGCTGGCATCCTTGGCGCTTGCAGGGATCTATCCGTTTGCCGGCTTCTTCTCGAAAGACAAGATTCTGGAAGCGGCCTTCGCGACCGACCACTATGTTCTCTGGACCGTATTGTGGGTGACAGCGGGTTTGACGGCATTCTACAGCTTCCGACTCGTCATGCTCGTCTTTTTCGGTGAAGAACGATACAAAATATTCGGTTTCCATCCGCATGAAGCTTACAGGTTCGTTCTCTGGGCGATGGCACCACTTGCCGTACTCGCCGTGATCGCAGGATTTTTCGAGCACGATTTCGTTCATATGATCTCGTATGTACTTCCGATCGAGGAGTACCATGTTTCGACTGCGACGTTCTGGATTCTCGTTGCCGTGACAATGGGTATCGCATTGACGGGTATCGCGGTCGCTGTGTACAAATATGGAAAAGGCGGTTTCAGCAAGAAGTGGGAAGAGACTTTCATCTACAAACTGCTTTTCAACCAGTATTACATTCCGAAGATTTACAACGATTTCATCTGTAAACCCTATGGTGAACTCTCGAGAATCTTCTGGAAAGACCTCGATCTCAGAGTCGTGGATGCAACCGTCGACTTCATCGCGACGACGATTTACAAATCCGGTATGGTTTCCCGCGTCGTTCAAAGCGGTAACCTTTCAAACATGCTGCGCTGGATGGGAGTGGGTCTGCTCATTCTGCTGCTTGCAGCCATCTTTTACAGTCCCGTGCGTTAAGGAGTAGGTATGGATCACATTTTATCAGTCTTGGTTTTCTTCCCGGTGGTTGCCGGGCTGCTTGGCTTTGTCGTCTCAAAAGAGTCGATCCGGGCATACGGTATATCGGTGGCTGCGATTGAATTCCTGCTCTCGTTGTGGCTCTGGTTCAGTTTCGACGGAAGTTATCCTGGAATGCAGTTCGTGGAGATTCTTCCGCTCATTCCGAGTTTTGGCATAAGCTACTATCTCGGTGTGGACGGCATCTCTTTGTTCATCGTCGTTCTTTCAACCTTTATCACGCTGATCGGGCTTATCGCGCTCAGTATCGAAAAAGATCTCAAAAACATGATCATATCGCTCCTCTTTCTCGAGATGACGATGGTGGGTGTATTTCTCTCTCTGGATGCGATACTTTTCTACGTATTCTGGGAACTCTCGCTCGTTCCGATGCTCTATATCATCGGTGCATGGGGCGGTGAGCTGAGAATCTACGCCGCGATCAAGTTTTTTCTCTACACCTTCGCCGGTTCGCTTATCATGCTGGTCGGTATGCTGGTCATGGCCTATCTCTATTACCAGGCAACAGGTGTCTGGAGTTTCGCGATTACGGAATGGCATCGTCTGATTTTGCCGATGAATTACCAGATCTGGCTTTTCATCGCCTTTTTCATCGGCCTCGCGATCAAGGTTCCAATGTTCCCGTTCCATACATGGCTTCCGTATGCACACGGACAGGCACCGACGATCGGTTCGGTCATTCTTGCAGCCGTTTTGCTTAAAATGGGTACTTACGGCCTTGTACGTCTGCCGCTTCCAATGTTTCCAGATGCTTCGGTCTACATGATCTATCCTGTCGCGATCCTGTCGCTCATCATGATCATCTATACCGCGATGGTCGCCTACGCACAGGAGGACATGAAACAGGTCATCGCCTACAGTTCCGTTTCTCATATGGGTGTCATCGTTCTGGGAACGTTCGCGATGAATCCCGAAGGAATTGCCGGCTCGGTATTCTTCATGCTTAGCCATGGTATCGTCAGTGGAGCGCTCTTCATGCTCGTCGGAGTCATTTACGACAGACGCCACACGAAACTGATGAGCGAGTTTGGCGGCCTGGCGAAAGTGATGCCTCGCTATGCGACGATCATGGGTATCATGGTCATGGCGTCCGTCGGCCTTCCGCTTACGATGAGTTTCGTCGGTGAGTTCCTGAGCCTCGCGGGCTTCTATCAGGTATCGCATACGATGACGATTCTGGCGGGGACCAGTATCATACTCGGTGCCGTCTATATGTTGACGCTCTACAAGAAGTCTTTCTTCGGCGACGTCGTACACGAAAAGAACAAAGATCTCAAAGATCTGAACGGAAAAGAGAGCATGGCGCTCTGGTCACTCGTACTTGTCACTGTCTGGTTGGGTGTCTATCCGAAACCGGTCCTCGAACCGATCAACACGAGTGTCGAATCACTCGTTTCATTTATGCATAAAAAAGCGATTACCGATGAAGCCAAAAGCGTGATCAAACCGACGGTAATCAAAAGGGAGGCGGAATAATGTTAGAGCCAATTTCAGTCAGCATGGAGACACTGAACCTCGGTACGCTGGCCCCGATGCTCGTAGCGATTGTCGGTGCATTGGGAATTCTGATCATCGATCTGATCAAGAAAGATCTCGACAAGACACTCTATGTCATGTTGAGTGTCCTGATTCTCTTTGTCGATTTGGGCGTCGTCTTCGGCCAAAGAATCGGAGAGCGCGGCTTTTTCGACGTGATGTTGATCGACGGACTTGCCGTCCTTTCGCAGATCATCATTCTGGCGGCATCGATGATGTTCATTCCGCTTGCACTGACATCCAAGCGATTCCACGAATACAGCTATCCGGAGTTTTTCGCACTCTTCCTCTTCATGGTAGCAGGATTCCAATTCATGGTCGCCAGCGACAACCTGATTCTTATCTTCGTCGGTTTGGAGACGGCAAGCCTCGCGCTCTATACGTTGATCGCGTTGCACAACCGTGAAAAATCTTTCGAGGCTGCCATCAAGTATTTCGTGATGGGTGCGCTCGCCGCCGGCTTCTACGTCATGGGTGCGATGATTTTTTACGCGCTTACGGGAAGTGTCGAGCTTTACAAGATTTCCGAAGTCCTGGCAGAGGGTGGATTCGCCAACATGACGATCCTCCTCGTAGGTGTCGCCTTTATGATCGCGGCACTCGGTTTCAAACTTTCCATGGTTCCTTTCCATACATGGACCCCGGATGTCTACGAAGGTGCGAGTGCCGCGTTGGCGGGGTACATGTCTGTCGTTCCGAAAATCGCCGGTTTTGTCGTTGCGATGAGGGTTTTCGAAATGCTCATTCACAGCGATGTCGTCTGGATGCGCGACATTCTCTACGCTGCCGTGGTCATCACGATGACGATGGCGAATATCATGGCGCTCGTGCAGCACGATGTCAAGCGAATGCTCGCGTTCAGCTCAATTTCGCACGCTGGATTCGTCATGGCGGCGATCATGATTGGAACGACACAGGCCAACAGTGCACTCTTCCTTTACTGGATCCTTTTCCTCTTTACCAACCTCGGTGCCTTCGCAATGCTGTGGGTTTCACGTCACAAAGCGTCGATATGGGATTCACGATACGACCATCCGTATCAGAAGTTTTCCGGTATGATCAAAATCATGCCTGTGGGTGCGGTCGTGATGGCTCTATTCATGCTCTCACTGGCCGGTGTTCCTCCCTTTTCGCTCTTTTGGGGAAAACTTTATGTGATGAGTGCCGCGGTAAACAGCGACTATATCGTCCTTGCACTCATCATGGCGGTCAACAGTGCGATTTCAGCCTACTACTATCTGAAGTTGATCGTCTACATGTTCCTCAAAGATCCGGCGGAAAACGAAGGGACGGTCTATATGCGTAACGCATCCAAACCGCTTCAGACGATCATCGGTTTCTCCGTATTTCTTACGGTATTTGCGGTGTTGGCGGTCGATCCTATGCTGGAGTTCATTACGACATATGTTCAGTCGAGCGGCTTTTAAGCCCTCTCTGAACGGAGCAGGAGTCAAGTATTTCATTTCGGCTTATCCTCTCCCTACTTCTTTTCAGTCTATCGCTGAACGCGCTGACAGTCAATCTCAAACGGGGCATTGAAAAAAACAAGAGTTATGTCATCTTGCATATTCGCGACGGTGCACCGTTTCGCTGCGAAACGGTGTTGGGCGAAGCGGGTGAACCCACATCCTACCGCTGTCTCTTCAGACGGATGCCCGAGAGCCGTCTGGCTCCCATCGTGACCGACTTTTTCGACATAGGGTTCGAAGAGAGAAAAGATGCCTTTGTCTGTCTGATCGCTCCGAAAAAACAGAGTCTTATCCACCCGCTTCCTCCACCCGTTCATGAAAATCCGGAAATCTCCACCCACCCTCTGAAAATTTCGAACCACTGGATCGTGATAGGCTATGAAGATCAGCCTCCCTATCTTGGAAAAAAACGAAAATTCGAAAACGGACTCTCGTTCCCGCTGGATTTCAAGTCATACAGTATTCCCACGGTCGGTGCAGTGGATATCAACGGCGATCCCGTCTTTATGAAAAACAATCGTGATATCGAACGCTTCATTGCGGTCAAAGAGGCTTTTGAACGCGGCAAATACAAAAAAGCGTACGATCTGGCAAGCGAGGCGCTCGAAAGTTTCCCGAACACCATTTTCGCCAGCGATTTTCTACGCTACAAGATCAAATCTCTGGCGAGGGAGGATATGAAAGAGCATGCAGACGAGATCATCGCATTGGGAAAGCTCTTCATCAAACGCTACACTTCCGACGAATATCTTCCCGAAGTACTGCTGCTGCTCGCACGTGTCTACAGTGCAACCGGGTTTACCAGCGATGCCAACTACTTTTTCGATCGTCTCATAAACGAGCACAAAGGGACGCGGTTCGCCAATCTCGGTCTTATCTATCTTGGCGATCAGCTCTATATCAACGGCAAGGTGAAAGAGGCGACCAAACGTTATCTCGAAGCCTACTACAGTGCAAAAGATATCGATGTCGCATCGTTGGCGGCATACAAACTCGCCATCCGTTACCTCGATCGGGGCATGACGAAAGATGCGGTCTCCTACCTGGAAAAGATATGGAAGAGAAATCCCGATTTTCTTCTCAAAGAGAAAGAGGATGCACACTCCATCGCGCAGCAGCTCGCCGCAAGAAGGGCGTACGACCTGGCGATCGAAATCAATAAGGGATTGCTGAAAAAACTGAAAAAACTGGACGATATCTATGAAACGGTGATGTTCGAGATCGCCGAATGGTACGATGAAAAAGGGGATGTCAGATCGGCGATCGATTGGTATGAAAAGTATCTTGACGCTTTTGCCTACGGTGAATTCAGCGACAAGGCGAAAGAGAATCTCGATGCACTCTTCGTCATGAGCAACGATGCCAATGCAACGGAAGCACTCAGAAAGTACGAGAGCCTGATGCGTGAATATCGAGGCTCCCCGATCGCCGACAAAGCTTTGGCCGCCAAACTGAAAGTGCTGTTGGCAGAAAAACGTTTCGACGAGGTACTGGCACTCTCGGATATGATCGACACGATCGAAACGCCGGAAGCGAAACGGGCGGCCGAAGAGACTCGCACCGCGGCGGCCAGAGCGCTTTTTGACGAAGCCGTGAAACGGAAGGAGTGTAAAACTGGTATCGCGATGGTCGAGAAGTATGGCATCGAGACGGCAGAGAAGGAGGACGACTATCTCTACGGCTGCTATGCCAAGTATGCACGCTATGAGGATGCATTGAAAATCGCGGAGAGACATCTCGGAGAAAAAAACCTCAAAGAACGGATTGTCTGGCTTTGCAGATCGGTTCATATGCTGACATCGCTGAGGCGTTATCGCGAAGCCCTGAAGGCCTCTGCCGACGTGAGGGCTTTGAGTGGAAAAGGTGCAGAGAAGGCGTGCCCGAATCTTCCGTGGGACGAGGTGAAAGCGTACCATGCGCTGTCGGACTACGCCAAAGAGATAGCCCTCATCCGTCAAATGGCCAGACGCTACGGGAACGATATGCGTATGGCCGAAATCTATCGGATGGGATACGACAGCGCCAAAAAAGCGGGAGATACGCTTCAGCAGTTCTGGATGCTGAAAAGACTCATCGCCCTGCAAAACAGCAAAGGGAGCCATCCCTACTCGCCGTGGGTAGAATTTGAGGCGATACGACTTTTGAAAGCGCAGAAAAAGTATAAAGAGGCACTCGCGATCGCCGAAGGGATGGAAACACTCTCTTTGAGTGGGGAAAAACGTGGCAGATGGCTCTATGAGAAAGGGCTGCTCTATCGTCTGACAGGTAGACAGAAGGCGTCGAAAGAGGCATTCAGGGAGTGTGCCGCCGTCAAAGGGGGCGGAGCGTGGCGGAAGCTCTGCGAAGAGGCGCTAACGCTCCAGAACTTCTGAGATTTTCTCTTTCAGTTCGTCGCGTCCCAGCTTGGGATGGGGCGGAAACTGTGTGCTATTGAAGGTGCATTGACGTTTGGCCAGCTGCCGCGTGTGGATAACGATGCGTTCTTGCATTTGTCCAAAAGAGAGTTTGCCGTCGAAATAGTCGAGTACTTCGATGATACCGATCGCCTTCATCGCACTTGGTTCTCTGCCGTAGCGCTTTTCCAAGGCAGAGACTTCATCGACAAGACCGGCTTCGATCATGCTTGCCGTACGGCGTTCGATGCGCTGGTGAAGTTCCACTCTCTCGACTCCGATTTCAAAGAGAGAGAGGTCACGAACGATCGGAGCGGGCGGGTGTTCGGCAAAATATCGGCTCGGCTCCTTTCCTGTCTGAAGATAGAGCTGCAGGCCCTTTTCGATGCGGTAGCGGTCGTTGAGCGCGATTTTTTCGGTATAGATGGGATCGATCGAGGCGAGGCGCTTGTGTGCATCGGAGAGATTCGAAACGATCTTTTTCACTTCGGCCTCGACGTTTTCATCGATCGGCGGTATGTCGGAGATCCCTTCTGTCAGGGCTTTCAGGTAGAAGCTGGTGCCTCCGACGATAAAAAGGTGTTTGCCGTACGTTTCGGCATATCTTTTGGCCTCTTTGAAAAGATCGATGAACGTGGCGACACTGAAGTGTTTGTCGGGTGTGACGACATCGATCCCGAAATGCGGAATACCTGCACGCTCATGCAGTGTCGGTTTGGCCGAGGCGATATCGATCTCCTTGTAGATCGAGAGCGAATCGAGTGAAAGGATGACACCGCCGTATTGTCTGGCGAGCTCTATGGAAAGATCGGTTTTTCCCGAAGCGGTCGGGCCCAATATCGCAATAGTTTTCATGGAATGGATTATATGATAAAATCCGTAGAAACAATACAAAAAGGGTCGCAGTGAAGATCGTCAAGTGGTACAAAGATTTTAACGAATTGATCATGTTTCAACATTCTGTCTTCTCGCTTCCTTTTATCTTTATCGCAATGATCGTATCGGCCGACGGATGGTTTGGCTGGCAGCTTCTGCTGCTCGGCGTGCTTGCGGCGGTGAGTGCCAGAAACTTCGCGATGCTGGTCAACCGCTATCTCGACCGCGATATCGACGCACTCAATCCACGGACCCGGAACCGCCCGAGTGTCGACGGGCGCTTTTCACAGACCCAGCTGCGCCTTCTGATTCTCATCAATGCACTCGTTTTCATCGCAACGGCATATATCATCAACGATCTGGCCTTTTGGCTTTCGTTTCCGATATTGCTCGTTTTGGGCGGCTACTCCTGGTTCAAGCGCTTTTCCGAGCTCGCGCACCTGGTGTTGGGACTCTCCCTTGGACTGGCCCCGATCGCCGGTGCCGTTGCCGTCGAAGGGGAGATTCCGATGTGGTCGATGATGCTTGCAGTCGGCGTGATGTTCTGGGTGGCCGGCTTCGATCTGCTCTATTCGCTTCAGGATATGGCGTTCGACAAAGCGCAGGGGCTCTTTTCGATTCCGTCGCGGTATGGGAGCGACTGTACGATCTTTCTGGCACGCATCTTCCATGCGATCGCCGTACTCTTCTGGGCCTTTTTCACGGCGATGGCGTCGCTCGGCTTTTTTGCATGGCTGGCCGTTTTTGTTGGCGCTGCGATGCTCGTCTATGAGCATCGAATCGTCAGCAGAGATTTCACGAAGATCGACCGCGCCTTCTTCACTGTCAACGGCTATCTCGGTTTTGTCTATCTCCTTTTGATCATCGCCGACAGGATGGCAGGATGAGTGACAACATACGACTCGTTCCGGCTCCTCTCGATATAGTCTTTGACGTAGCACAGAGGGATCCCGAGGGTTTCGAGCGTGAGTTTCAACGCCTGAGCGAGACCGACGACGACCCGATCGGACAGTGGCTCAAGATCGCCAAGGCGCGCGGCGAGACGAAAGAGACCGATCCGGTACTCCTGCATCTGATCATCGAACTTCATCGCAAAGTGGACCAGTTGACGCAGATCGTCAAGCATGAAGAGCCCGAAAGGATCGATCTGCCGTATCATGCCCATATCGAGTCGATAGGTTTTGAACACTTTAAACTCAAAGAGTCGATGCTGGAACCCGGCAAGCGCTACTACGGGCGCATCACGATGCCGCTTTTCCCAAAACGGGACATGGGGATATGGTTCGATGCGATCGACGAGCGGATGGCGAAAATCGTTCGCCTGCATGACCGGGACGAGAAGGAGTGGAGCAGTTATGTGGTTGCGAGGGAACGGGTGATGATACGCGAAATGAAAGGAAAGAAGGGTGAATGAAACGGTCTTGATGATTGCAGGCCTTGCCGGGGTGATGCTGATAACGTTGATCTACATGGCGATCAAAGACAAGGAGACGGGCCGAAAGCTGGCGATGATGGAAGCTGGTATCGACAGTGTGAATCAGGAGATATTCAAACTTTCGAGAACGGTCGACATGTTCCAGAAAAAGGTGATGCGGGAGCTGGACGAGCTTTCGCAACAGACGATCGAATTGGAAATCGATGAACGTGTAATCGGTCAGAAACTGCAGCCGCTTGCGCTTCAGGTTCAGCATCTGCAGGAGCAGATCGACAAGATTCGTACGGAACTTCAGGAGCGTGTCGAGCGGCTCGACGGCAAAGTGCGCCAGGTGACGTTCGCCGCTGAACACGCCGCCCCCGATGAACAGAAGATCCTGCAGTTGCATGCCCAGGGGTTGGACAGCGCCAGTATTGCAAAGCAGCTTCGCCTGGGCAAAGGTGAAGTGGAACTCGTTTTGAAGTTCTCGAAAATTCATGCTTGAAGTTCATCCCGAGTGGCGCGACGATATCGCCGCAGCCTACAACGCACTCGATGGGAACTACCGGAAGTTTGTAGAGAACGGCCGCTACATCCCTGCGCAAGAGCACATCTTCAACGCTTTCAAGACATTGCCGAAATCGAAACTCCGCTATATCCTTTTTGGCCAGGATCCCTATCCGAGAGAGGCGTCGGCGACGGGCTATGCATTTATCGACGGTGCGGTAGAGTCGATATTTTCCGAAAGTGGTTTGAGCAAAGCGGTCAATCGGGCCACAAGCCTTCGCAATTTCGTCAAAATGGCGCTGGTCGCCGATGGAAGGCTTCAGCCGGATGAACTTTCGCAAGAGGTGATCGCGGCACTCGACAAGCGTGATCTGATCGACTCGATCGAAGAGTTGCGTCTCAACTTCGAAAAAAACGGTGTATTGCTGCTGAATGCCGCACTACTGTTCGAGGATAAACGCGCTTCAACCCGCCATGCCAAAGCGTGGCAACCCTTCGTCGGAACGCTTTTGGAGCGCATCGATAGCAACGTCGAGCTGATCCTTTTCGGCAATATCGCCAAGATGATTCAAAAGATTCCGGAGGCCGGAAGGTTCCGCCATCGATGCATGGAACATCCCTACAACCATACCTTCATTCTCAATGAAAACGCCCACCGTCTCTTCGGACCGATGCATCTTTTGAAAAAAATCGAGAATTTTTCAAAAAAACCTTGAAATTCAAAACGATTTGGTGTATAATTCCCGTCCACAAAGAGATGCGCTCGTAGCTCAGCTGGATAGAGCACTGGTTTGCGGTACCAGCGGTCACACGTTCGAATCGTGTCGAGCGCGCCATCTTCAAGCTCCCTAAATATCGAACTTCAAAGCATTTTTCATAAAATTATATTTTGTTTAAGGTTTGACCGAGTCCCACTTTTATCTTCGGCAATTACACGTACGAAACGATCTACGAGATCGATTTTTTTTTTCATGCTTAAAGAAGTATTAAAAATTGATTTCAAACCAAATAGACCCATCGTGATTCGCAAAATTCCGCTACAATGGTTTTATAAGGATATGTGATGCACCATCGATTTTGCGAGAAAGAGCTGGATACCGTTTACGACGCTTTTTATCATGAGTTTCTAGCGCAAAAAAATATGTCCTCTTTCTTTGAATCGAAAGAGCAGATCGGGAAGATTGCCGAAAAGCAGAAAAAACTTTTAATCGACTATCTCGAACATGAAATCTTCGATCCGGCACTCTATGAGGAGCTAGGAAAAAGCCATCACGACAGAAAGATCCCTTTTCTATCTATATGCGAAGCGGTCAACTTTCTGGAACGGGCGACCATCTCTCTCTTTCTGCACCCCGAAACCCATGGAGACTCCGTAGAGTCCGTCATTCGCTACTACGAAGAGGCGGAACGCTTCATCGCAAAAGGCTATTTTTTCAACGATATGCATCGCTTTGTGCAAACCCTCACGAAAAAAAGAAACAAATCCAATGCCCCTGTTGTGGCCCATTTGATGAAGATCCATGTCGACTGGATGATGGAGCTGGACAAAATCGTACAAAAGGAGCCGCTCGATTACGATAGGCTCGAAGCGTTTATCGAGACGCCGTGCCGGTTCGGAAAGGAACTGGATATGCTTAAAGAGCATACCCATACCTGTGAAGAGTTCGACCAGATAAAGCGCGAACATATAGAGTTTCACAAAGATCTCTATGTGTTGCACTACACTTTGAAGCGGGAGGATTACATACGTGCTTATGCGCTCTTTCAGGAGATCAAGACGCTTATACTCGAGATAGAGACACTGCTTTTCGTCATCAATATCTTCGATATTTCGGAAGAGTTGAAGTACGATGGGCTGACCCGTGCTTTCAGCAAACGGATGATCGCTCCCATTCTCGGCCAAGAGGTCGAACTGAGCCGTCTCGCCGGAAAACCGTTGCTCGTCGCAATGATCGATATCGACGATTTCAAACGTATCAACGATACTTTCGGACACGCGTTCGGGGATTTCGTTCTCGCCAAACTGGTTCGTCTGATGCAGCGTAACATGCGGCGTTCCGATTATCTGTTTCGTTATGGCGGGGAAGAGTTTCTCGTACTTATGCCCAATACGGATTTGGAAGGAGCGTTGCGTGTTTTGGAAAAAGTGCGCCGAAAAGTGCATGGCCATTTTTTCAAGCAAGGCAATCGAGAAACGAGATTTACGATCAGTATCGGCCTTTTCGAAGTCGACCCGGAGTGGATCCGGTCGATCGATGGAATAATTGAGGAAGCGGACAAACGGCTTTACGAGGCCAAACGAAACGGAAAAAACAAAGTCGTTTATGGTTGTTTGCCTCGGTAGTTTCGGCAGTGTAGCTCAATATTGCAAAAAATTCCGATTTAAAATCCTTTTTTCGCGCGCTCCATCAACTCTTCCATCTCTTTTTTTCTTCGTATCTCTTCACGTCGTTCGACCGCTTCGTTGGACGGTGTTTTGGGATCGGCGAAGACCGCTTTACCGTAAAGGGTACACCCTTTCATACCCGGTTCGCAGGGCTGGTCTAGAAGGTCGCAAATGTTTCCGATTTGGTGGGAGCATGTCCATCCGCCCATCGTCTCTCCTGAACTTTTTAAAAAATCATAACATATTTTGGTGTAACACCGCTGCAGACGACGTTTTCCCCGGCTATTTTCCGACGGCCCGTTCGACGGCGGCGAGAGAGGTGAAGAGAGTGTAGTAGCTGACGACGAGGCTGCTGGAAGCGTCGATATACCCCTGGCGTGCCTGCTGCAGTTCGATATAGTCGCCGATGCCGTGTTCGTAGCGTTTCTGCGCCTGTTCGAACTTCTCTTTGGCCGCTTCGGCGAGGCTCTGGGCCAAGATCACCTCGTCACGGTTTCTGAGTGCCCGGGTGACGGCGTCGGCCACCTCCTGCCGAATACGTGATTTCACGTCGTTGTACTGCGCGAGTCTCTTGAGCAGTTCGGCGCGCGCCTCTTCGATGCGGGCATCGGTTTTGCCCCCTTCGTAGAGGTTCCACTTCAGGATGACGAGCGCGTTGGCCTGATCTTTTGGGACATAGAGCTCGAGATCACTGTCGGCCACTTCGTTGTGCGTATAATCGAGTGTGGCCAAGAACTTGGGGTAGTAGCCGCCCCTGAGACTTGCCAGGCGTGCTTTGGCACTCTCGATCCGGCTGTGGTGACTCCGTAGTTCCATGCGATGGCTGTAAGCGAATGCTACGAGCTCTTCGAGGCTCTTTTCCATGACCGGTAGGCTTTTGTCGGCGTTGGCGTAGTCGATTTCGGGAGCGTAGAGGCG
Coding sequences:
- the nuoL gene encoding NADH-quinone oxidoreductase subunit L, with the translated sequence METYLYIALFAPLVGSLFAAIFADKPKTLVTGIATSTLLFVSWISSVVLLMHVVHGEVVHVKMMDWIHAGGLYIPFGFVVDQVTATMMFVVTTVSTVVHVYSIGYMDHDRSFNRFFAWLSAFVFSMMVLVMSDNFAGLFIGWEGVGLCSWALIGFWYERESASWAANEAFIMNRIADLGMLIGIFLVYWNFGSLQYDEVFAQVDQMDSTILMMTTAFLFIGAMGKSAQFPLHTWLADAMEGPTPVSALIHAATMVTAGVYLVIRANPLYSAVPEVSLFVASLGAFVAIFAASMALVNRDLKRIIAYSTLSQLGYMFVAAGIGAYWVALFHLMTHAFFKALLFLGAGNVMHAMDDELDIFKMGGLAKKMRWTMILMTLASLALAGIYPFAGFFSKDKILEAAFATDHYVLWTVLWVTAGLTAFYSFRLVMLVFFGEERYKIFGFHPHEAYRFVLWAMAPLAVLAVIAGFFEHDFVHMISYVLPIEEYHVSTATFWILVAVTMGIALTGIAVAVYKYGKGGFSKKWEETFIYKLLFNQYYIPKIYNDFICKPYGELSRIFWKDLDLRVVDATVDFIATTIYKSGMVSRVVQSGNLSNMLRWMGVGLLILLLAAIFYSPVR
- a CDS encoding NADH-quinone oxidoreductase subunit M: MDHILSVLVFFPVVAGLLGFVVSKESIRAYGISVAAIEFLLSLWLWFSFDGSYPGMQFVEILPLIPSFGISYYLGVDGISLFIVVLSTFITLIGLIALSIEKDLKNMIISLLFLEMTMVGVFLSLDAILFYVFWELSLVPMLYIIGAWGGELRIYAAIKFFLYTFAGSLIMLVGMLVMAYLYYQATGVWSFAITEWHRLILPMNYQIWLFIAFFIGLAIKVPMFPFHTWLPYAHGQAPTIGSVILAAVLLKMGTYGLVRLPLPMFPDASVYMIYPVAILSLIMIIYTAMVAYAQEDMKQVIAYSSVSHMGVIVLGTFAMNPEGIAGSVFFMLSHGIVSGALFMLVGVIYDRRHTKLMSEFGGLAKVMPRYATIMGIMVMASVGLPLTMSFVGEFLSLAGFYQVSHTMTILAGTSIILGAVYMLTLYKKSFFGDVVHEKNKDLKDLNGKESMALWSLVLVTVWLGVYPKPVLEPINTSVESLVSFMHKKAITDEAKSVIKPTVIKREAE
- the nuoN gene encoding NADH-quinone oxidoreductase subunit NuoN, with the protein product MLEPISVSMETLNLGTLAPMLVAIVGALGILIIDLIKKDLDKTLYVMLSVLILFVDLGVVFGQRIGERGFFDVMLIDGLAVLSQIIILAASMMFIPLALTSKRFHEYSYPEFFALFLFMVAGFQFMVASDNLILIFVGLETASLALYTLIALHNREKSFEAAIKYFVMGALAAGFYVMGAMIFYALTGSVELYKISEVLAEGGFANMTILLVGVAFMIAALGFKLSMVPFHTWTPDVYEGASAALAGYMSVVPKIAGFVVAMRVFEMLIHSDVVWMRDILYAAVVITMTMANIMALVQHDVKRMLAFSSISHAGFVMAAIMIGTTQANSALFLYWILFLFTNLGAFAMLWVSRHKASIWDSRYDHPYQKFSGMIKIMPVGAVVMALFMLSLAGVPPFSLFWGKLYVMSAAVNSDYIVLALIMAVNSAISAYYYLKLIVYMFLKDPAENEGTVYMRNASKPLQTIIGFSVFLTVFAVLAVDPMLEFITTYVQSSGF
- a CDS encoding tetratricopeptide repeat protein, producing the protein MHIRDGAPFRCETVLGEAGEPTSYRCLFRRMPESRLAPIVTDFFDIGFEERKDAFVCLIAPKKQSLIHPLPPPVHENPEISTHPLKISNHWIVIGYEDQPPYLGKKRKFENGLSFPLDFKSYSIPTVGAVDINGDPVFMKNNRDIERFIAVKEAFERGKYKKAYDLASEALESFPNTIFASDFLRYKIKSLAREDMKEHADEIIALGKLFIKRYTSDEYLPEVLLLLARVYSATGFTSDANYFFDRLINEHKGTRFANLGLIYLGDQLYINGKVKEATKRYLEAYYSAKDIDVASLAAYKLAIRYLDRGMTKDAVSYLEKIWKRNPDFLLKEKEDAHSIAQQLAARRAYDLAIEINKGLLKKLKKLDDIYETVMFEIAEWYDEKGDVRSAIDWYEKYLDAFAYGEFSDKAKENLDALFVMSNDANATEALRKYESLMREYRGSPIADKALAAKLKVLLAEKRFDEVLALSDMIDTIETPEAKRAAEETRTAAARALFDEAVKRKECKTGIAMVEKYGIETAEKEDDYLYGCYAKYARYEDALKIAERHLGEKNLKERIVWLCRSVHMLTSLRRYREALKASADVRALSGKGAEKACPNLPWDEVKAYHALSDYAKEIALIRQMARRYGNDMRMAEIYRMGYDSAKKAGDTLQQFWMLKRLIALQNSKGSHPYSPWVEFEAIRLLKAQKKYKEALAIAEGMETLSLSGEKRGRWLYEKGLLYRLTGRQKASKEAFRECAAVKGGGAWRKLCEEALTLQNF
- the miaA gene encoding tRNA (adenosine(37)-N6)-dimethylallyltransferase MiaA, which encodes MKTIAILGPTASGKTDLSIELARQYGGVILSLDSLSIYKEIDIASAKPTLHERAGIPHFGIDVVTPDKHFSVATFIDLFKEAKRYAETYGKHLFIVGGTSFYLKALTEGISDIPPIDENVEAEVKKIVSNLSDAHKRLASIDPIYTEKIALNDRYRIEKGLQLYLQTGKEPSRYFAEHPPAPIVRDLSLFEIGVERVELHQRIERRTASMIEAGLVDEVSALEKRYGREPSAMKAIGIIEVLDYFDGKLSFGQMQERIVIHTRQLAKRQCTFNSTQFPPHPKLGRDELKEKISEVLER